In Plasmodium coatneyi strain Hackeri chromosome 4, complete sequence, the genomic window gataaaattattttcctttcttctacTATTATCCGTTTTAAAATAACTCTTTCACAAATATGGAATAATGGTTGTACACACTGACAACATTCGAATGTTATAATTATGTGTAGATTTATATTTTGGGATAAAATTTATTGAAGCTAAATTTATAGTGGCAGATAATAGCCAAGTTCTATTGGGAAAAAGACGATTGTTCGCAAAGTGTTCCCCTTGTGgatgtatatttattcttattgtatgtgcatatgtacagGCGCATGTGTCCTCTTAtgccattttaaaattacttatttttttcatcatggAGGAAGAGGATTTTTAAGAATTGTTGTTTTATGGGCAGTCAAATATAtgattgaatttttttaatcttctATTCGCTTACGTGCTAACTGTTCAAATGAGTGCTTGGTGGCGAAGAAGGAATTTGCTGTTCGTCCTATAACTCCCCTTGTTCTTACACCAATAATCCTATTTTTGAAGTTAATTTTTCTGACTGTTAACCATTATTTCCCACTGCTTTTCccttatccatttttttataaaggaCTCTCTCCACTGGTTAAACAAggcatatttattatttttccattctgaCCAATTAGagttctttatttctttaattaGTTTCTCTTTACTATCAGTCCAATGTTcccattcttcatttttactaaATATTTTATCGTCCAAGCTGGACAAATTTTCATCACTTTCTTCTGCGCTGGAAATCTCTCCAATTGTTGTTGCCTGTGTGTAGGAATCTTCCTCATCATTCAACTCCTGAATTAGCCACTCCGCCATTTTTTCGTTACTCCAATTGATCCATTTATTGTCTATTAATTTATTCAAACTCAACTTGTTTCCATAAatccaatttttccaatcCTTTTCCATTAGCTCATACCATTCCGTGTTGGCCCAATATTCCCAATCAAAATTATCCCATTCTGCggattttttcaaaatataatttttgtatGTTGAATTCAAGTTTCTGTCATAATGTGTCCACTTTTCATGCATTATTTCTAGCCATTCATCCCATTCTTTGTCTTTTTCTTGCATCCATATGATTTTTTGATTTTCCAAAGAAGAGGTAAAATCCTTCCATTCATTTTCGAGTTTCACCATCCAGTTATTGTTTTGTTCTTCACTCAATGTAACGTTATTCGCCGCACATTCTTGTTCCGATTCGACTGGATTCGTTAAATCCGGAGTGGAGCTAAATTGTTCATATTGAAGGGACTGAAAAGGAGTGAaaacaaataatatttaagaaaatttataaatttttcctttagcacatatatttatattgttaaaaaagattaaaaggggaagtttatatgcatatgtgcgtTATTTCTGTATTACTGGAGAAATATCGCTTAAAAGGTAAGCAGACGATAGAGCAAACAAAGCAATAGATCTGGAagaaaccatttttttttaaatttatgtgTTATATTTGATGTCATAGAtgcttcttatttttttctattcaaTTTTGAggataataaaaatttgtgatatgtttgaatatatttttttacatttcgtGTAACTTAATAATTTagggtgcaaaaaaagaggaaaaaagaagtgatAGCTGTTTCGCTAATGATGGattttacaaaatatattgtaacataaaaaaggaacaaaagagaagcaattggaaaaaattaatgaacaataaaaaatttaaatattaaAACAGAATTAAGCAACAAGCAGAATCTGTTAGTACAGGAACCATTTTGTGCCGAGCTTCACTCCCCTTTTGAAAGAACTATTCTATGTATAACTAAAatgctttaaaaattatCTGCAGAGTGTGCGTTAATTACACACTAGAtctattatatttattacgCTAGTGGATATATATTAagttataaatattttattcatactcttttttttctagggGGGCGTTAATAGTTACACGGAGTAGATGCAAATTTGATGTAAGTTTTCTCGTTACAATTAGTATAGAAGAAAGAtcttaaaattatattaccttaaattaaaaactgTGTCAATTGGGGGTAAAGAATAATTTTCTATGTGTGAGCAAGTGTTAGTACGCAAGAACTTATGGTCCCCGGGAATGGAagtcattttaaaattgattttttttttttttttttttaaatcttccgTAAACATAACATATTATGGATGAACCTGCATGTTCAGATAAacacatttcatttttttataagtatcaattttttttaattaattctGATGcgttaatttgttcatttttcattttattcattgAACGTTTTTATTGCTTTGGAAAAAGTGCAGTGTGAAACCTTTTTTAGGATGTAAACAGCAAGGTAAAGGGCAACACTTGGCTAAAATGGCATTGAACATTCATTAGAACAGGACCTGTTTTATGGACCTGTTTACTCGCATGTGGTATTTATAAGCGAAAATATTAATAGATTgcattgtaaaaaattacatttatattaATGTAGCTTTTATGACAGATGTTCTTAAAggggttttcatttttctatCGATACAGAAGTTAAAATGTAAgttctattttttacaattccaTTGGTAAGTGTATTGTTGAACCGTTTATGTTACGAAGCATATATTTGTAGCATCTGTGTACTTCGCATAACGTGAACAAAATATAGGGGAAGCAAGAATTCTAAGCAACaatagaagaaggaaaataaattaacgcgaaaggtaaaaagtgtgaatttattttaaatgtataattaaaaaaaataacttcagTTGTTACCTATGATGATGAATAAGTGTGTGTGGATAAAAATAGAACgattaaataattttttcttctgccaAACGAAGAAATTATTATGGGTTCCCTTTATTGTGCGCATTATCACgaataaattaaatacaGTTTCTGCAATTTATATTCTGAAATATAGTTCATAAAAGGATCTTAaacattttacaattttttaattagaaATTTGAAATGTTTCAAGTTAAACAGGTTAATTATCTTTCTCCTTGTTATGAAAAAAGtgttatgatttttttttttttttatttaaaatgattacaaaaaaaaagaaaaaaagaagattattATTCAAGAAAAATCTGGCATCTATGATATACAAGGGATGCCTTATTAATATAGACGTACTGTATGAGGAAGTGGGGCGCCTTTTATTTGGGTAACCATTAATTGCGATACATATTAATAATAAGCGAAGGTGTAACGAACATAAGTCCTGTAAATATAAGGTGTTGGGAACATGCCAAACATGAGTACTAAATGATAGGAGTTTTAGCAAGGTGTCgtaaattgaaaaattagGGAAAGGGACACcataattattcattttattatagaCACTAGCAAAAAACGCTTAAAATATAGACTGATATGAATGTGTATTATTTGTTTTAATGGTTCTATTAAACTCGTTAAAGGAGTAAGGATCAAGTTGTTTATATTATGTGgtaaaataggaaaatagTAATATAGCGGGTGCCTTAAAGGGAGTTATTATATGGCAAGATATGCCTTTTGTAATTTCATGGAGTTCATATAATAGTACGATATaagtaaaattataaaaaccTGAAAATGCtgttataataaatatgactGTAAAAATAGAGCTATAGTAATAcatttaaatgaaaaaatctcCACAAATATCAGCAAAATTTGATAGTTTAATTATAACGgaacacttcttttttatcacattattatagacagaaaaaaaaaaaaaaataggaaataaGCACGGGCTATATTTACGttagaaaaacaaaatgagcaAGATATAATAATAcgatttttctttaaataaggagaaagttgaaaaattatttaagaaTAGCACATGTATGAGAGAAGTGAAGTATAATAATTGTAATTTGGGAaaagtaacaaaatgaaagtaTATGTATACTTCACTTCAGGCGTTGGGAGAGTGGTATTCGCACACTTGTTATAAAATGCTTTTAAGTAACTGTGCCTATTGtatcaatatatatatatggcaTAGTAGAACATTGTTCATCGGAAGACGGTTGAGTAAtttgtataaatatatttcgTGTTGATTAATAATTGGACTTGTTTAGAAGAGCAACAGAAATAtcttgtatatatgtgcataatagATCCTGATTTAATGGCGTTATACTTAAtgtctaatttttttctttttttagcgtatacatgaacaaaataaaaggaaaataaacgaTATTGTAATGCCCGAaggatatatttttgtgcatattatataaagaataagcctgaataaatatttctgtagggtgtgtatataatatacagtCTGCACAATTTTAATAAGAAAATAGCTGTATATTTGCtgaaatataaattaaattgaAGAACAAATTCTAATTGTCAGAATACCCTAAGTTACAGAAACATTGTCTTAATATGTTTAAATaagtatacacatatgaatGTACAAATAATATAGGGAACAATTACAAGTATAACATATTATgatttatacacatatattttcctgTAATACGTGACAGGGACAAACTAACATATattgttaaaaatatattacattaaaatgtaaaaaaagagaaaaaaaatatatgtttgtGTAAAGAATCAAGGAAGAATTGTGTATGGGCAATTTCAGAAtacataaatttaaaaagaattagTACACGTCGTTATGTCCGAAgcatatatgtacgcatTTCTTGTTTTCTATGTACTATTTAAATGCctccttatatatttataagtAACTTTCACAGTTATGGAACTATGAAACACGTTTCATTTTACATCTTTCTTATCACAGAATTATTCTTTAATTTCCAGAGTTGTATGAAATATATTAAggttttaaaatattttttcattgttcTCATAGAAgattcaattttttacgtttttttttctttttctgtgtattatttgtttatgaacatatattattgttttccttctttattccaAGCATTCCACTGTTCCTCACGTATCAAATTATTGAGAAAAGATTCCTTCCAttgattaaaaattttatttttctcatctTTCCATAATATCCAACTTATGcatttaatattttcaattattttctctttattttgtACCCAATGAAACCATTCTAGACTTTGTTTGTGCACTCTTTGTTTCCATTTAAGCCACCCTCCTGTGTTTTGTACCTTCGAAGGCTTGTTCCATTctatatattccttccttaaccAGTATATGTTTTCGTCATGTTTCCAATCGCTCTTGAGCCATGTCAAGATTTGATAGCTCCTCCAGTGGACCCATGTACCCTCTATCAAATTGTAAAGGTGTGattccattttattaatCCAGTCTTGCCAGTCGTTATCAATGAATCCTTTAAGTTCGGTATTAACCCAATTTTCCCAATCGGCTTTATTCCATGTTAATGATTTTTCTAGGATATAAGATTTATGCGGTTCATCTATATTTTCAATAAAATGCGTCCATTTATGTTGCATGTTTTTCATCCATTCCTTCCAGTCCTTTGTTATATTCTGGATCcacttgttcttttcttctattaaTGATAAATTAAACTGTTTCCAATTATCTTCTAATTTGAATTTCCACTTATTCCACTCGTTTTCTTTCCACTCAtctgttttttctatttctgcTGATTCCATATTTAATATGTTGTGAGGACAATCCTTAACGCtgttgttttcattttgcagGCACTACGAAAATTGTGAAATGTgttattgaaaaattttttttttttttatattaatatataatttttaagaGGTGCTTAGAAGTtgtgaacatatatgtgtgtatacatatatataccatgtTTCTATCTTACTGTAGGAATGATACTTAAAATTAAGGTAGAGGTTAATTTAAATAAGGCAACTGATCTGAAAGATaccattttatatttctatataattattttataacGCATAAAGTTCTTTAATCATGTTGTTAAATTTTGGTACGcaatatttttgcacacagacgagtatatttatatttggctatatatatttgctcattttatTAAGCACATCggtatacatgcatatatatataaacatgtTAAGAAGCGGTTTTATAGAATAATaagcgaaagaaaaaagtagaaagaaaaaaatataaccgagatatttttaatttgctGTCAGTATAAAGAATTTGCGGGAAAGGCTAAAATGTGACTAAGAGGCAAATCTAAATTTTGAGTGTGAAGAACGCGGTGTTAAAGGGTTCTATATTTAATTATAGAATAAATCAGTGTGCTAAGATGAGAATTAAGCGCTATACATAAaattagtatatatatttgcacataaaaattgttttatcCTTTgctatcatatatatataaactaaTTTATAAGCAGGGCCATAATcaatttgtatatataattacatttttgtgttaaTGGTTAAAACAAATAACGTCATTCTTACtgaataattataattttattaaaaaaacaggCAAGCAGAACAaatcgaaaaaaagtaatttcAAGTATTAAGAGGACAATTTAATTACTTCAAAATTTAATAATGGAATCTCAAATAACAATTCTTAAAAGTTAGAGAACATCTGCactaatatttttaataatcatttattttttactgcAGAGCTAgataggtaaaaaaaagggaaaaatttttctacCACCATTGTTTTAAATCATTCAATATAGAATCATtctaatttttataaatatattatttttaatagataaaattttatccttaattattttatgtgtactccttttttttttttttttttgtgtgttttaaattaatagaatttttctatttaaaaagtatatatatgaaagaTAAATGAATTTCATGTGTTGCaaagagaaaatgaaaaacaataATTAAGTAACGTAGTAGTAGTAATTCGTTCGAATAAACAGGTGAAGTTTGAACGATCCCTTGAATggttaaatatattttttacgtgGAATTAATATTTATAGCACAACCAGAGTGTTTAACAAATAGAagtatttttacatttatattAATAGTGTACTTTTAAGAGCAAATGTAAGTGAAAGcctttactttttatttgttcagaAGTAACAAATTTCAGTTCgttttcatatttcattcgcgaattatataatttacaaaaattgtaaatactAGTATGAGCGAATGTGTTATTGCGGGAAAGAATGGTATATTAGCTCCTCAATATATCGGAAAGACAAACgcaagaaaaatgaaatttgtTAAGGAGTGATAATATTCCTGTATGCATTAGCGTGAAATGTAATGGAAAAATGCTTAaaattactttttaaaactatgaaaaaatagatattattattaattatggGAATAGTAtattgcaaaataaaatatataaaggtattttataattaaaaagatgTTCTTGACAGGAGTGGTTACCTCAAGTATGTGTTGGTTACTGATGATTCTATTTGTGAAAGTTTCATTCCAGAATTACATTTAGTGTGGTAATTAAAGggtgtatattattttttaatagttATAAAATTGGAAAGCCTTAATTGGTGTAACATTGCTATCATGGCTAATTAAAAGAGGGGGCTATAACAATTTCGCGTTCTTGTGAAACAattgtaggaaaaaaagtaaaatatatatgccatCTTAAATTATCAAATTGTTATATTTCATAAATATTGGAATAAGCAAAGTAATTTAGGAGAAACATATGGGTTATTTCAGAACAGAGATATGTTTTATAATGATGAATTGTTTCATGTAAGGAAGCGtctttatgttttttttccccttttcttttatttctttcctcattaCAACGGTAACCCAGAGTATATCCCAAAACAAATAGTAGATATggtgtgcaaaaaagaaaaaaaaaagaggaagaaaaaaatgaaaaaaatttgattcCATGTGGACACAAATGGTGTATATGGTTAAGAGATTTTGTAAGCCGGTTAGATgcgcaaagaaaaagaaaaaggaattggTTCCAAAAATTTAAGCCCCTTCTTATATTTATGATTATAAATTTTATGCAAATTAGAAATTTGCTTGATCTTTACATATGAATCAACCACAGATATTTCACGAAATTAAAatcttatgtatatatttctctatTTATAAATGTTAGCAactaataatatacataaatttaCTACGCAATTTCACCCTTTTGTGAGtttcgcgttttttttttcagctgtTTACAACCAGTTGATATTAAAAGCGCGAACgaaacaaaaagaagtaatATATTCTTCATAATCCTAGATCGGAAAAGGGAGcaatctatttttttctttttttccacttcccataagtgtatatttcttacataaaaaagggggtagcAGGTGTATATGAGAATTTGTACAAGAATAAagcataataatataaaccCAAGCACAGAGGGGGGTAACGGAAAATTGCACCTTCATCATCTGCGAATTGTTTAACTTTTTGCCAGAATTCCCTGTTGACGCTGAAAACATGAGTTCATATGTAATCGGTTATTCTTTTAGTTGAATTATGAAGGATGGAAGGTGTGTAAGCTGCTGTTCTTGCTGTTATTGCAATTTGGTACACACATACTCTTCATGGTAACTACAAATGgtcaaatttttttgggtGTCATCGAGCATGTTCCTTTGCCACCTCTCCATGTTTTACATTTACTATTAATTAGAGGCATGAAGAATTTAGTTAGCACTGATAATACTTCTGCTTTGGAAATCATATCAGGTGTGTTATcatatttgtgtattttttcattacaaTTCGcgtatttttaaaacatccTTTCCGAGTGcccatgtgtatataataaactTCACATAAGGAGTTTATTACATGTTCATAATCctcgaatatttttatgcatcctaaaaatttctttcttttcctttacgCAACCATTGGAACTTTTTGATGAATTTTAcgatttttttatgtgtgttcCATTTTACACCAACTTTTCTTCGCGTTATTTAATTTGAtggcctcctttttttttttttttagtttaattatttgtatttattcctttgagaaaaaaacgatttTCATTCTGTTCTAAGAATAAATCTTTTATGTGATTATATCGCGTCctataatatttattaaaagcGCTCTAGATTTATCTGAATTCATAAATTCCTCATATAAGAAGAACGAactgaaatatttttaattgatatcatttttaattttatatattttttcgcgGGACCTACCACCATAGTATATCtgtcttcattttaaatgacGGGAACTTGACGattacaatttaaaaaaaaaaggaaaaattgtaattacattataattttgcataatatattacataataATTCACTTAATAAATGAAATTGTGAACTGCAGGAGAATACtagaataagaaaaataaggggaTAATATGTTCCTTTTCGGTAAAACAATTCccattttccactttttaatATGGATATTGCACTACCATGATAAGGTATTATACTATTATACATGTTGCCATTTCTTAACCTTTTCGTTATTTTATGATATAGTTAAGAATGCAAATTTATTgatagaaataaaattgacACTGCtctgtatatatgttgtgtGTATTTATTCCACTTTTCAGTCAACTGCTTTTGGTACGCCATGCAGCGTGGACAGCTGCATAAACGTCTCATCAAATGAAACATGTGACAGAATGTTAacagtaaaagaaaaagaaccaaACTGGAGAGAACAAAATTATGTACACttgcaaaaaagaataaaaactTTGTTAGATGAAGATGATGAGTTACTCAGAAAAAGACTAAATGCATTAGCACAGGATGATCATTTTCGGAAACAATTTAATGCGTTAATGCGGGATGACCTCTTTAAAAAACGGTGTAACAAGTTAAT contains:
- a CDS encoding Tryptophan-rich antigen — its product is MVSFRSVALFKLTSTLILSIIPTCLQNENNSVKDCPHNILNMESAEIEKTDEWKENEWNKWKFKLEDNWKQFNLSLIEEKNKWIQNITKDWKEWMKNMQHKWTHFIENIDEPHKSYILEKSLTWNKADWENWVNTELKGFIDNDWQDWINKMESHLYNLIEGTWVHWRSYQILTWLKSDWKHDENIYWLRKEYIEWNKPSKKNENPFKNICHKSYININSLQYEQFSSTPDLTNPVESEQECAANNVTLSEEQNNNWMVKLENEWKDFTSSLENQKIIWMQEKDKEWDEWLEIMHEKWTHYDRNLNSTYKNYILKKSAEWDNFDWEYWANTEWYELMEKDWKNWIYGNKLSLNKLIDNKWINWSNEKMAEWLIQELNDEEDSYTQATTIGEISSAEESDENLSSLDDKIFSKNEEWEHWTDSKEKLIKEIKNSNWSEWKNNKYALFNQWRESFIKKWIREKQWEIMVNSQKN